The Novipirellula galeiformis nucleotide sequence TACCACGATTGGATCGATGCTGAATTACATCAACAGCATCTACCGCAAGCACATCCTAACGCTGGAGGATCCAATTGAATTCATGTTCACCGAGGACAAGTGTCTGATCAACCAGCGAGAAATTGGTCAGGACGTCAAGGATTTTTCGATTGGAATGAAGCATGCGGTTCGTGAAGACCCTGACATCATTTTGGTAGGGGAACTTCGCGACGAAGAAACATTCATGACGGCGATCCATGCCGCGGAAACGGGGCACTTGGTGTTCGGCACAATTCACGCGGCCAGTGCATCGACAACCATCGGTCGTATTTTGGACTTGTTCCCCGAAGAGATGCACAACGCCATCCGCTCGGCCATTGCGTTCAACATGAAGGGAATCATCTCGCAAAAATTGCTCAAGTCGATCCGCCCCGGCGTCCCCCGAGTTCCCACGGTTGAGGTGATGACCTTTAACCCGATGATTCGCAAATTGGTACTGGAGGGTCAGGACAATAAACTGCCTGATGCGATTCGCATTGGGGCGGAAGACGGAATGCAAGACTTTACGATGAGCTTGAAGCAATTGATCGATGACGAATTGATCGATCGCCCCACGGCGTTTGCGGTCGCGCC carries:
- a CDS encoding type IV pilus twitching motility protein PilT produces the protein MSHKPSAPPTTTAPLDSSREAVMARLKTTLLQEKQELEVDKIFRALVKLEGSDLHMKTGQPPMIRVRGELKPLNRPPIDNEEMVNLLIPMMDDRNLLIFEQEGGADFSYQCVVDGVNWRFRINMLKALGSIGLVARRISNWIPDFKGLFLPDSVEHLCHHEQGMVLIAGVTGSGKSTTIGSMLNYINSIYRKHILTLEDPIEFMFTEDKCLINQREIGQDVKDFSIGMKHAVREDPDIILVGELRDEETFMTAIHAAETGHLVFGTIHAASASTTIGRILDLFPEEMHNAIRSAIAFNMKGIISQKLLKSIRPGVPRVPTVEVMTFNPMIRKLVLEGQDNKLPDAIRIGAEDGMQDFTMSLKQLIDDELIDRPTAFAVAPNKEALKMALKGIDVKAPGII